In Nitrospirota bacterium, the genomic stretch GGAATTGTCATTAGCCTCATTGCGCGCAGTTGAACCAAACATGTAAAGATGCTCTATGCCAAGCCGTTTGAGGTCGGCCTCATGCTGCATTAATCGGCTGATGGCCTCACTGCGTTCCATTATCACATTATACCACAAGAGCAGACATCAAACAATTACCCCACGGGAAATATACTTTAGACGCCCTGCCCCGAAACCCTGCGCTCTTTAAGACACACATGTACGCCTATACGGCTAAAGCCGCACCCAGCTTATTTTATGGCTATCTGTGGGATTCTCAACTTAGAATCTACGTCTAAACCAGCCTCTTCTTTTTTAACAAACACCTCAAAGGGATATACATTATTAGTTTTATACCAAGGTAGCTGCCAAAAAGGTAATATAATGGTGGAGAAAAAGGACTGGCTCCCACCTCCCCTCAAGCAACCGTGATGTCAAGTAAAATTTTTGAAATATTAAATATTATGGACATGACCATAATTGTCTTTTTTTAACTATGCTATTCATTATAATAAGCAATTTATGCATACAGGCGACTATCGCTACTTTAGGTTGTTTACCGGCTTTACGGAGTCTGTCATAAAATTCTTTGATAACTGGATTATAACTGATTGCTGAAATTGTACACATATACAATATTTCTCTTACTTGTGCTCTGCCTCCCCAGATAAACCTGTTACCACGATGTTTACCACTATCCTTGTTAAGTGGCGCTACACCTACAAGAGCTGATATCTCTTTTTGATTTAATTTCCCGATTTCTGTCAGCTCTGTTATTATTGTAAATGTCATAACAGGACCAACACCTGGAATCGAACTTATCAGTACACTGAGTTCATTCCATTCAGAGTTTTCTTTTATCTTTTCTGATAAAAGAGTCTCTATCTCCTTTTGTTTGTCAGTTAACCACTTGATATGCTCCGTTATATCTCTTTTCATTTCCGTTGAGGCTATTTGTAAACGATTTCTTTCGTCTCTGAGCATAGAGGCTATTTGTCTTCTGCGAGTAAGTAATTCATCGAGTTTTTTATTTCTGTTGTCCTGAAATAAACGTATTTCCATCTTTTCACCAAAAAGTGCTATCACTTGTGAATCAATTTTGTCTGTTTTTGCCAATATCCCACTTGCTCTTGCAAAGTCTCTTACTTTCTTTGGGCTTATAATCCCTACCTTTATCCCGTTATCTGCAAAGGTAAGAGCCAATTCTTTTTCATAACCCGATGTTGCCTCCATTACTACTGTTACTTCCCCTATCTTTTTTATCTGACTTACCAAATTAGTTAAACCCTCTTCATCATTTGAAACTATAAAGTGCTTACCATTAGAACCTACTGATACATCCAACTTAAGTTTACTAATATCAATCCCTAAAATAGTTGCTTCCATAATCTGACTACCCATCCTTGTAATATCCGGGTTAAGCGACCCTACCAACCGTTCGGGTTAATTTCAGATAGATGTAACGACCCTTGCTTCAGGACGAGTTCATATACCCACGGGGACTCACGGCCTGTTGCACCCCTATGACATATTGCACATACGTGCATCATATCATCTCTATTAATATTATACTTTTTTACTCTTTTTATACTTACTCACTCTCTATTGAAACATACAAGGGGATTCCCCTGCAAGTGCGGGATGACAAAGGAGGTGGGGTTCCTATCCTGTCATTCCTGCGGACAGACTGTGTCATAATAAGAAAGACAATGGAAAGCAACCTGTTTTTAACTTGTAAAACCCCTTGTCAAGACCAGGGGGAATAACAATTTAAATGCTATAATAGAGATAAAAAGTAGAAGTTATAATAATGATTATGATGTATTAAAAGAGGGGATAGTCGTAGTGGTACCAGGTCAGAGGCAAGCGCTACATGAGGATATATTCAATAAACTGTGTCAAGTGTAAAATCACCTTAAACGGTAATATCCAATTTAAACCTACCCTCAAAAAATAAAGCAAGTTGAGAAATAGTCTGCCTCCAGTTTCTTAAAGGCTGGTTCCATTTTTCTGAGCAGGGGTATCCCCCCTGGGGAGGTTTTGAACTGCCATATAAAGCAGCTTTAAAAGGGCGGTTTCACATGAAAAAGCCCCTTTGGTTTTTGTAACCTTGCGTATCTGTCGGTGAAACCCCTCAATGGCGTTTGTCGTATAGATAAGATTGCGGATTTCCTGAAGATACTTAAAATAGTTGGAGAGATTATTTGTACTGAACAAT encodes the following:
- a CDS encoding IS110 family transposase; the encoded protein is MEATILGIDISKLKLDVSVGSNGKHFIVSNDEEGLTNLVSQIKKIGEVTVVMEATSGYEKELALTFADNGIKVGIISPKKVRDFARASGILAKTDKIDSQVIALFGEKMEIRLFQDNRNKKLDELLTRRRQIASMLRDERNRLQIASTEMKRDITEHIKWLTDKQKEIETLLSEKIKENSEWNELSVLISSIPGVGPVMTFTIITELTEIGKLNQKEISALVGVAPLNKDSGKHRGNRFIWGGRAQVREILYMCTISAISYNPVIKEFYDRLRKAGKQPKVAIVACMHKLLIIMNSIVKKRQLWSCP
- a CDS encoding transposase — protein: MFSTNNLSNYFKYLQEIRNLIYTTNAIEGFHRQIRKVTKTKGAFSCETALLKLLYMAVQNLPRGDTPAQKNGTSL